Proteins encoded by one window of Superficieibacter sp. HKU1:
- the atpI gene encoding F0F1 ATP synthase subunit I, which translates to MSVSLLSRNVARKLLFIQFLAIMASGLLFSLKDPFWGASAVCGGMAVLLPNCVFMIFAWRHQVHTPAKGRVAWSFALGEGFKVLMTFALLVMALAVLKAVFLPLIVTWILALVVQIVAPAVINNKG; encoded by the coding sequence ATGTCTGTGTCGCTCTTGAGTAGAAACGTTGCTCGTAAGCTTCTGTTCATTCAGTTTCTGGCAATAATGGCAAGTGGATTGCTGTTTAGCCTCAAAGACCCCTTCTGGGGCGCTTCCGCGGTATGTGGAGGCATGGCAGTGTTACTGCCTAACTGTGTGTTTATGATTTTTGCCTGGCGTCATCAGGTCCATACCCCAGCAAAAGGCCGGGTGGCCTGGAGCTTCGCGCTTGGCGAAGGCTTCAAGGTTCTCATGACCTTTGCTTTACTGGTGATGGCGCTGGCGGTTTTGAAGGCGGTTTTCTTGCCGCTGATAGTCACGTGGATTTTGGCGCTGGTTGTTCAGATAGTTGCGCCAGCTGTAATTAACAACAAAGGGTAA
- the atpB gene encoding F0F1 ATP synthase subunit A, which translates to MSAGEISTPQEYIGHHLNNLQLDLRTFTLVDPHNPPTTFWTLNIDSMFFSVLLGLLFLVMFRSVAKRATSGVPGKFQTAIELVIGFVHGSVKDMYHGKSKLIAPLALTIFVWVFLMNFMDLLPIDLLPTIAEKYLGLPALRVVPSADVNITLSMALGVFILILFYSIKMKGIGGFTKELTLQPFNHWAFIPVNLILEGVSLLSKPVSLGLRLFGNMYAGELIFILIAGLLPWWSQWILNVPWAIFHILIITLQAFIFMVLTIVYLSMASEEH; encoded by the coding sequence ATGTCTGCAGGAGAAATCTCAACACCGCAGGAGTACATAGGCCACCACCTGAATAACCTTCAGTTGGACCTGCGTACCTTCACGCTGGTGGATCCGCACAACCCCCCGACCACCTTCTGGACGCTCAATATCGACTCCATGTTCTTTTCGGTGTTATTGGGCCTGTTGTTCCTGGTGATGTTCCGTAGCGTAGCAAAGCGTGCTACCAGCGGCGTACCGGGCAAATTCCAGACCGCTATTGAGTTGGTGATTGGCTTTGTTCACGGCAGCGTGAAAGACATGTATCACGGCAAGAGCAAGCTGATTGCGCCGCTGGCGCTGACGATTTTCGTCTGGGTATTCCTGATGAACTTCATGGACTTGTTGCCAATTGACCTGCTGCCAACCATTGCAGAGAAATATCTTGGCCTGCCAGCGCTGCGTGTGGTGCCGTCTGCCGACGTTAACATCACCCTGTCCATGGCGCTGGGCGTGTTCATCCTTATTCTGTTCTACAGCATCAAAATGAAAGGCATCGGCGGCTTCACGAAAGAGTTGACGCTACAGCCGTTCAATCACTGGGCATTTATTCCTGTCAACTTAATCCTTGAAGGGGTAAGCCTGCTGTCCAAACCGGTTTCTCTTGGTCTGCGACTGTTCGGCAACATGTATGCCGGTGAGCTGATTTTCATTCTGATTGCTGGTCTGTTGCCGTGGTGGTCACAGTGGATACTGAATGTGCCATGGGCCATTTTCCATATCCTGATTATTACGCTGCAAGCCTTTATCTTCATGGTTCTGACGATCGTCTATCTGTCGATGGCGTCTGAAGAGCATTAA
- the atpE gene encoding F0F1 ATP synthase subunit C, producing the protein MENLNVDLLYMAAAVMMGLAAIGAAIGIGILGGKFLEGAARQPDLIPLLRTQFFIVMGLVDAIPMIAVGLGLYVMFAVA; encoded by the coding sequence ATGGAAAACCTGAATGTTGATCTGCTGTACATGGCTGCCGCTGTGATGATGGGTCTGGCGGCAATCGGTGCTGCGATCGGTATCGGCATCCTCGGGGGCAAATTCCTGGAAGGCGCAGCGCGTCAGCCGGATCTGATTCCTTTGCTGCGTACTCAGTTCTTTATCGTTATGGGTCTGGTGGATGCTATCCCGATGATCGCTGTAGGTCTGGGTCTGTACGTGATGTTTGCTGTCGCGTAG
- the atpF gene encoding F0F1 ATP synthase subunit B, whose translation MNLNATILGQAIAFVLFVLFCMKYVWPPLMAAIEKRQKEIADGLASAERAHKDLDLAKASATDQLKKAKAEAQVIIEQANKRRSQILDEAKTEAEQERAKIVAQAQAEIEAERKRAREELRKQVAILAVAGAEKIIERSVDEAANSDIVDKLVAEL comes from the coding sequence GTGAATCTTAACGCAACAATCCTCGGCCAGGCCATCGCGTTTGTCCTGTTCGTTCTGTTCTGCATGAAGTATGTATGGCCGCCGTTAATGGCTGCCATCGAAAAGCGTCAAAAAGAGATTGCTGACGGCCTTGCTTCTGCTGAACGAGCACATAAGGACCTTGACCTTGCAAAGGCCAGCGCGACCGACCAGCTGAAAAAAGCTAAGGCGGAAGCTCAGGTAATCATTGAACAGGCGAACAAACGTCGTTCTCAGATCCTGGACGAAGCGAAAACTGAAGCAGAGCAGGAACGAGCTAAAATCGTGGCGCAGGCTCAGGCAGAAATCGAAGCGGAGCGTAAACGCGCTCGCGAAGAACTGCGTAAGCAAGTGGCTATCCTGGCTGTGGCCGGGGCCGAGAAGATCATCGAACGTTCCGTGGATGAAGCTGCTAACAGCGACATCGTGGATAAACTTGTCGCTGAACTGTAA
- the atpH gene encoding F0F1 ATP synthase subunit delta, translating into MSEFVTVARPYAKAAFDFAVEHQSVQRWQDMLAFAAEVTRNEQMAELLSGALAPETLAESFIAVCGEQLDENGQNLIRVMAENNRLNALPDVLEQFIHLRAASEAIAEVEVTSATALSDEQLTKISAAMEKRLSRKVKLNCKIDKSVMAGVIIRAGDMVIDGSVRGRLDRLADVLQS; encoded by the coding sequence ATGTCTGAATTTGTAACGGTAGCTCGCCCCTACGCCAAAGCAGCTTTTGACTTTGCCGTTGAACACCAAAGTGTACAGCGCTGGCAGGATATGCTGGCGTTTGCCGCTGAGGTTACCAGGAACGAACAAATGGCAGAGCTTCTCTCTGGCGCATTAGCGCCGGAAACGCTCGCTGAGTCGTTTATCGCAGTCTGCGGTGAGCAGTTAGACGAAAACGGCCAGAACCTGATCCGGGTGATGGCTGAAAACAACCGTCTGAACGCGCTCCCCGATGTTCTTGAGCAGTTTATTCACCTGCGTGCAGCCAGTGAGGCTATCGCAGAGGTAGAAGTCACTTCTGCAACCGCATTGAGTGACGAACAGCTTACGAAAATCAGCGCCGCGATGGAAAAACGTCTGTCACGCAAAGTTAAGCTGAATTGCAAAATCGATAAGTCTGTAATGGCAGGTGTTATCATCCGTGCGGGTGATATGGTCATTGATGGCAGCGTACGCGGCCGTCTTGATCGCCTTGCAGACGTCTTGCAGTCTTAA
- the atpA gene encoding F0F1 ATP synthase subunit alpha, which yields MQLNSTEISELIKQRIAQFNVVSEAHNEGTIVSVSDGVIRIHGLADCMQGEMISLPGNRYAIALNLERDSVGAVVMGPYADLAEGMKVKCTGRILEVPVGRGLLGRVLNTLGAPIDGKGPVDNDGFSAVEAIAPGVIDRQSVDQPVQTGYKSVDAMIPIGRGQRELVIGDRQTGKTALAIDAIINQRDSGIKCIYVAIGQKASTISNVVRKLEEHGALANTIVVVATASESAALQYLAPYAGCAMGEYFRDRGEDALIIYDDLSKQAVAYRQISLLLRRPPGREAFPGDVFYLHSRLLERAARVNAEYVENFTKGEVKGQTGSLTALPIIETQAGDVSAFVPTNVISITDGQIFLESNLFNAGIRPAVNPGISVSRVGGAAQTKIMKKLSGGIRTALAQYRELAAFSQFASDLDDATRKQLDHGQKVTELLKQKQYAPMSVAQQSLVLFAAERGYLADVELAKIGSFEAALLAYVDRDHASLMQEINQSGGYNDEIEGKLKGILDSFKATQSW from the coding sequence ATGCAACTGAATTCCACCGAAATCAGCGAACTGATCAAGCAGCGCATTGCTCAGTTCAATGTGGTGAGCGAAGCTCACAACGAAGGTACTATTGTTTCTGTAAGTGACGGCGTTATCCGCATTCACGGCCTGGCCGATTGTATGCAGGGTGAGATGATCTCCCTGCCGGGTAACCGTTACGCCATCGCACTGAACCTGGAGCGCGACTCCGTAGGTGCGGTAGTGATGGGTCCGTACGCTGACCTCGCCGAAGGCATGAAGGTGAAGTGTACTGGCCGTATCCTGGAAGTTCCGGTTGGCCGTGGCCTGCTGGGCCGTGTGCTGAACACGCTGGGTGCGCCAATTGATGGTAAAGGTCCGGTTGATAACGACGGCTTCTCTGCCGTTGAAGCTATCGCGCCGGGCGTAATCGACCGTCAGTCCGTTGACCAGCCGGTACAGACCGGTTACAAATCCGTTGACGCCATGATCCCAATCGGTCGTGGTCAGCGTGAACTGGTTATCGGCGACCGTCAGACCGGTAAAACCGCACTGGCTATCGATGCCATCATCAACCAGCGCGATTCCGGCATCAAATGTATCTATGTTGCTATCGGCCAGAAGGCGTCCACCATCTCTAACGTGGTACGTAAACTGGAAGAGCACGGCGCGCTGGCTAACACCATCGTTGTTGTGGCAACCGCGTCTGAATCCGCTGCACTGCAATACCTGGCACCGTATGCCGGTTGCGCAATGGGCGAATACTTCCGCGACCGTGGCGAAGATGCACTGATCATTTATGATGACCTGTCTAAACAGGCTGTCGCTTATCGTCAGATTTCCCTGCTGCTCCGTCGTCCGCCAGGACGTGAAGCATTCCCGGGCGACGTATTCTACCTCCACTCCCGTCTGCTGGAGCGTGCTGCGCGTGTTAACGCCGAATACGTTGAAAACTTCACTAAAGGTGAAGTGAAAGGGCAAACCGGCTCTCTGACCGCGCTGCCGATTATCGAAACGCAAGCGGGTGACGTTTCCGCGTTCGTTCCGACCAACGTAATTTCCATTACCGATGGTCAGATCTTCCTGGAATCCAACCTGTTTAACGCCGGTATTCGTCCTGCGGTTAACCCGGGTATTTCCGTATCCCGTGTGGGTGGTGCAGCGCAGACCAAGATCATGAAAAAACTGTCCGGTGGTATCCGTACCGCGCTGGCACAGTATCGTGAACTGGCGGCGTTCTCCCAGTTTGCATCCGACCTTGACGATGCAACCCGTAAACAGCTCGATCACGGTCAGAAAGTGACCGAACTGCTGAAACAGAAACAGTATGCGCCGATGTCTGTCGCGCAGCAGTCTCTGGTTCTGTTCGCAGCTGAACGTGGTTACCTGGCTGATGTCGAACTGGCGAAAATCGGTAGTTTTGAAGCCGCTCTGCTGGCTTATGTCGACCGTGATCATGCCTCCCTGATGCAGGAAATCAACCAGAGTGGCGGCTATAACGACGAAATCGAAGGCAAGCTGAAAGGCATCCTCGATTCCTTCAAAGCAACCCAGTCCTGGTAA
- the atpG gene encoding F0F1 ATP synthase subunit gamma produces MAGAKEIRSKIASVQNTQKITKAMEMVAASKMRKSQERMAASRPYADTMRKVIGHLANGNLEYKHPYLEERDVKRVGYLVVSTDRGLCGGLNINLFKKLLADMKAWSDKGVQCDIAMIGSKGVSFFNSVGGNIVAQVTGMGDNPSLSELIGAVKVMLQAYDEGRLDKLYIVNNKFINTMSQVPTITQLLPLPASEDDELKRKSWDYLYEPDPKALLDTLLRRYVESQVYQGVVENLASEQAARMVAMKAATDNGGSLIKELQLVYNKARQASITQELTEIVGGASAV; encoded by the coding sequence ATGGCCGGCGCAAAAGAGATACGTAGTAAGATCGCAAGCGTCCAGAACACGCAGAAGATCACTAAAGCGATGGAAATGGTCGCCGCTTCCAAAATGCGTAAATCGCAGGAACGTATGGCGGCCAGCCGTCCTTATGCAGATACCATGCGCAAAGTGATTGGTCACCTTGCAAACGGTAATCTGGAATATAAGCATCCGTACCTGGAAGAACGCGACGTTAAGCGCGTAGGCTACCTGGTGGTGTCTACAGACCGTGGTCTGTGCGGTGGCTTGAACATTAACCTGTTCAAAAAACTGCTGGCGGATATGAAAGCGTGGTCCGACAAAGGCGTTCAGTGCGATATCGCAATGATCGGCTCTAAGGGCGTATCGTTCTTCAACTCTGTAGGTGGCAACATTGTTGCGCAGGTCACCGGCATGGGAGATAACCCTTCCCTGTCCGAACTGATCGGTGCGGTAAAAGTGATGCTGCAGGCCTACGATGAAGGCCGTCTGGACAAGCTTTATATTGTTAATAACAAGTTTATCAACACCATGTCTCAGGTTCCGACCATCACTCAGCTGCTGCCGCTGCCCGCGTCAGAAGATGATGAGCTGAAGCGTAAATCCTGGGATTACCTGTATGAACCCGATCCGAAAGCGCTGCTGGATACCCTTCTGCGCCGCTACGTAGAATCTCAGGTTTATCAGGGTGTGGTAGAAAACCTGGCCAGCGAGCAGGCCGCGCGTATGGTGGCGATGAAAGCCGCTACCGATAATGGCGGCAGCCTGATTAAAGAGCTGCAGTTGGTATACAACAAAGCTCGTCAGGCCAGCATTACTCAGGAACTCACCGAAATCGTCGGTGGCGCGTCTGCGGTATAA
- the atpD gene encoding F0F1 ATP synthase subunit beta yields MATGKIVQVIGAVVDVEFPQDAVPKVYDALEVQNGNEKLVLEVQQQLGGGIVRTIAMGSSDGLRRSLDVTNLEHPIEVPVGKATLGRIMNVLGQPVDMKGDIGEEERWAIHRAAPSYEELSNSQELLETGIKVIDLMCPFAKGGKVGLFGGAGVGKTVNMMELIRNIAIEHSGYSVFAGVGERTREGNDFYHEMTDSNVIDKVSLVYGQMNEPPGNRLRVALTGLTMAEKFRDEGRDVLLFVDNIYRYTLAGTEVSALLGRMPSAVGYQPTLAEEMGVLQERITSTKTGSITSVQAVYVPADDLTDPSPATTFAHLDATVVLSRQIASLGIYPAVDPLDSTSRQLDPLVVGQEHYDTARGVQSILQRYQELKDIIAILGMDELSEEDKLVVARARKIQRFLSQPFFVAEVFTGSPGKYVSLKDTIRGFKGIMEGEYDHLPEQAFYMVGSIDEAVEKAKKL; encoded by the coding sequence ATGGCAACTGGAAAAATTGTCCAGGTAATCGGCGCTGTAGTTGACGTCGAGTTCCCTCAGGATGCGGTACCAAAAGTGTACGACGCTCTTGAGGTACAAAATGGTAATGAGAAACTGGTGCTGGAAGTTCAGCAGCAGCTTGGTGGTGGTATCGTGCGTACCATCGCGATGGGGTCTTCTGATGGCCTGCGTCGTAGCCTGGACGTCACCAACCTCGAACACCCGATCGAAGTCCCGGTAGGTAAAGCTACCCTGGGCCGCATCATGAACGTACTGGGCCAACCGGTAGACATGAAAGGCGACATCGGTGAAGAAGAGCGTTGGGCGATCCACCGCGCAGCACCGTCCTATGAAGAGCTGTCAAACTCTCAGGAACTGCTGGAAACCGGTATCAAAGTAATCGACCTGATGTGTCCGTTCGCGAAGGGCGGTAAAGTCGGTCTGTTCGGTGGTGCGGGTGTAGGTAAAACCGTAAACATGATGGAGCTGATCCGTAACATCGCGATCGAGCACTCCGGTTACTCCGTGTTTGCAGGCGTCGGTGAACGTACTCGTGAGGGTAACGACTTCTACCACGAAATGACCGACTCCAACGTTATCGATAAAGTATCCCTGGTGTATGGCCAGATGAACGAGCCGCCGGGAAACCGTCTGCGCGTTGCACTGACCGGCCTGACCATGGCAGAGAAATTCCGTGACGAAGGTCGTGACGTACTGCTGTTCGTCGATAACATCTACCGTTACACCCTGGCCGGTACGGAAGTATCTGCACTGCTGGGCCGTATGCCTTCAGCGGTAGGTTATCAGCCGACGCTGGCGGAAGAGATGGGTGTTCTGCAGGAGCGTATCACCTCCACCAAAACCGGTTCTATCACCTCCGTTCAGGCGGTATACGTACCGGCGGATGACCTGACTGACCCGTCACCAGCCACCACCTTTGCGCACTTAGATGCAACCGTGGTACTGAGCCGTCAGATCGCGTCCCTGGGTATCTACCCGGCCGTTGACCCGCTGGACTCCACCAGCCGTCAGCTGGACCCGCTGGTGGTAGGTCAGGAACACTACGACACCGCGCGTGGCGTACAGTCCATCCTGCAGCGTTATCAGGAACTGAAAGACATCATCGCCATCCTCGGTATGGATGAACTGTCTGAAGAAGACAAACTGGTTGTAGCTCGCGCACGTAAGATCCAGCGCTTCCTGTCCCAGCCGTTCTTCGTGGCGGAAGTATTTACCGGTTCTCCGGGCAAATACGTCTCCCTGAAAGACACCATCCGTGGCTTTAAAGGCATCATGGAAGGCGAATACGATCACCTGCCGGAGCAGGCGTTCTACATGGTCGGTTCCATCGACGAAGCCGTGGAAAAAGCCAAAAAACTTTAA
- a CDS encoding F0F1 ATP synthase subunit epsilon, with product MAMTYHLDVVSAEHQMFTGLVEKIQVTGSEGELGIYPGHAPLLTAIKPGMIRIVKQHGHEEFIYLSGGILEVQPGSVTVLADTAIRGQDLDEARALEAKRKAEEHIKSSHGDVDYAQASAELAKAIAKLRVIELTKKAM from the coding sequence ATGGCAATGACTTACCACCTGGATGTCGTCAGCGCGGAACATCAAATGTTCACCGGGCTGGTCGAGAAAATCCAGGTAACGGGTAGTGAAGGTGAACTGGGTATTTATCCTGGTCACGCCCCGCTGCTCACCGCCATTAAGCCTGGTATGATTCGCATCGTTAAGCAGCACGGTCATGAAGAGTTCATCTATCTGTCCGGCGGCATTCTGGAAGTGCAGCCCGGCAGCGTGACCGTACTGGCTGATACCGCGATCCGCGGCCAGGATCTCGACGAAGCACGAGCTCTGGAAGCGAAACGTAAGGCCGAAGAGCACATTAAGAGCTCTCATGGTGACGTGGATTACGCTCAGGCGTCTGCGGAACTGGCCAAAGCGATCGCCAAACTGCGCGTTATCGAGTTGACCAAAAAAGCGATGTAA
- a CDS encoding Bax inhibitor-1 family protein, giving the protein MSFKPSFAGPLPGLHTDRITFIRRAYLHLAAAIMGFIVLSGALMFTGIGDMMLEVLMVGGKYGWLVVLGAFMLVSMLATRLADGADANHTQLIGLGIYVLAESLIFAPLLTLAAYINPAIIGAAGITTLLLVGGLTFTAFTTKKDFSFMRSILTMAGFIALGAIIASVICGFSLGVWFSALMVLLCAGFVLYDTSNIIHHYPVDRPAGAALHLFASIATMFWYVLRIFMSRN; this is encoded by the coding sequence ATGTCATTCAAGCCATCCTTTGCTGGCCCACTGCCGGGCCTGCATACCGATCGTATTACTTTTATCCGTCGGGCCTATCTGCATCTGGCGGCTGCGATTATGGGATTTATCGTGCTCAGCGGCGCATTAATGTTTACCGGGATCGGCGACATGATGCTGGAGGTGCTGATGGTCGGCGGCAAGTACGGCTGGCTGGTGGTACTTGGCGCGTTTATGCTGGTCAGCATGCTGGCGACGCGTCTGGCGGATGGCGCTGACGCTAACCACACTCAGCTTATTGGCCTGGGCATCTACGTGCTGGCTGAATCCCTGATCTTTGCTCCGTTGCTGACGCTCGCGGCGTATATTAATCCCGCGATTATTGGGGCGGCAGGCATTACCACGCTGCTGCTGGTGGGCGGCCTCACCTTTACGGCGTTTACCACGAAAAAAGATTTTTCGTTTATGCGCTCAATACTAACAATGGCAGGCTTTATCGCCCTGGGCGCGATTATCGCCAGCGTGATTTGCGGTTTCTCGCTGGGCGTCTGGTTTTCGGCATTGATGGTACTGCTGTGCGCGGGCTTCGTACTCTATGACACTTCTAATATCATTCATCACTATCCGGTCGATCGCCCGGCGGGTGCGGCATTACATCTGTTTGCCTCCATTGCGACTATGTTCTGGTACGTGCTGCGTATTTTTATGTCGCGTAATTAA
- the glmU gene encoding bifunctional UDP-N-acetylglucosamine diphosphorylase/glucosamine-1-phosphate N-acetyltransferase GlmU, with protein sequence MANSAMSVVILAAGKGTRMYSDLPKVLHTLGGKPMVQHVIDAANHSGATKVHLVYGHGGDLLKHTLRDDNLNWILQAEQLGTGHAMQQAAPFFADDEDILMLYGDVPLISVDTLQRLREAKPQGGIGLLTVKLDDPTGYGRITRENGSVTGIVEHKDATEEQRQIQEINTGILIANGADMKRWLAKLNNNNAQGEYYITDIIAMAWQEGHEIAAVHPQRLSEVEGVNNRLQLSRLERVYQSEQAEKLLLAGVMLRDPARFDLRGTLQHGRDIEIDTNVILEGDVTLGHRVKIGAGCVIKNSVIGDDCEISPYSVVEDAHLDAACTIGPFARLRPGAELREGAHVGNFVEMKKARLGKGSKAGHLSYLGDADIGDNVNIGAGTITCNYDGANKHKTIIGNDVFVGSDTQLVAPVSVGNGATIAAGTTVTRNVADNELVLSRVPQAHKRGWQRPVKKK encoded by the coding sequence ATGGCAAACAGTGCGATGAGCGTAGTGATCCTTGCCGCAGGCAAAGGCACGCGCATGTATTCCGATCTTCCTAAGGTGCTACACACCCTGGGCGGTAAGCCTATGGTGCAGCATGTCATTGATGCTGCTAACCATTCAGGGGCAACGAAGGTTCATCTTGTTTACGGGCACGGCGGCGATTTGCTGAAGCACACGCTGCGCGACGACAACCTGAACTGGATCCTTCAGGCGGAACAACTGGGCACCGGTCATGCTATGCAGCAGGCTGCGCCATTTTTTGCGGATGACGAAGATATCCTGATGCTCTACGGCGATGTGCCGCTGATCTCTGTTGACACTTTACAGCGTCTGCGTGAGGCCAAACCGCAGGGCGGTATCGGCTTACTGACCGTTAAACTTGACGATCCGACGGGCTATGGCCGCATTACCCGTGAAAACGGCAGCGTCACCGGCATCGTTGAGCATAAAGACGCGACTGAAGAGCAGCGTCAAATTCAGGAAATTAATACCGGTATCCTGATTGCTAACGGCGCGGATATGAAGCGCTGGCTGGCAAAGCTTAACAATAACAACGCCCAGGGCGAATACTACATCACTGATATTATTGCGATGGCGTGGCAGGAAGGACATGAAATCGCCGCCGTCCACCCGCAGCGTCTGAGCGAAGTGGAAGGCGTCAACAACCGTCTTCAGCTCTCCCGTCTGGAGCGCGTTTATCAGTCTGAGCAGGCGGAAAAACTGCTGCTGGCAGGCGTCATGTTGCGCGACCCGGCGCGTTTTGATCTGCGCGGGACGCTGCAACACGGGCGCGATATCGAAATTGATACTAACGTTATCCTTGAGGGTGACGTCACGCTGGGGCATCGCGTGAAAATCGGCGCAGGTTGCGTGATCAAAAACAGCGTCATTGGCGACGACTGTGAGATCAGCCCGTATAGCGTGGTTGAAGATGCGCATCTTGATGCCGCCTGTACTATTGGCCCGTTCGCGCGGCTACGGCCGGGCGCGGAACTGCGGGAAGGCGCGCACGTCGGCAACTTCGTTGAGATGAAAAAAGCGCGGTTGGGTAAAGGCTCTAAGGCAGGTCATCTGAGCTATCTTGGCGACGCGGACATTGGCGATAACGTTAATATTGGCGCAGGCACCATTACCTGTAATTACGACGGCGCGAATAAGCATAAAACGATTATTGGCAACGATGTCTTTGTTGGCTCTGACACCCAACTGGTGGCGCCAGTCAGCGTGGGTAACGGTGCGACGATTGCCGCAGGCACCACCGTCACGCGCAATGTTGCCGATAACGAACTGGTATTAAGCCGCGTACCGCAGGCCCACAAACGGGGCTGGCAGCGTCCGGTGAAGAAAAAGTAA